GAGAAAGCCCAAGGGTCCAGCCGTGGCACTTTCAGTGGTTATGCCGGGCGGAGGTCAGCTCTATCATGGCTATCGAAAAGGTGTGATCTATCTGGGGGCCGCCATGGGGATAGGGTATTGGGGGTATACTACCCACCGGGACTTTTTAGACCACTACGATACTTATCAAGAGCGTCTGGACGACTATAACCGCGAGACAAATGTAGAGATCGCGCTTGAGAAAATGGAAGCGGTGCAGGAGAGTTTCGATTCAATGAAGCAAGCCGAAAAAGGCCGGAATATCTATCTGTCGATGTTGGGGGGTGTCTGGATTATCAACATCGTCGATATTGCCTTCTGATGATGGCTGGCTCTCGAATAACACGTCAGATAACCATAATTCTGACCTTCTTCCTCAGTGTCTGGCTTAGGTGTCCGAGTACGCCTAGTGAGCCCGAGTTCGATAATCCCCTCATCCCTGGCGATCCCACCTACGAACCGCCGCAGACGACGATCACATCCGGTCCTGTTGAAGGAGCGGTGGTGGACACTCACACGGTCTCCTTCACCTGGAGGGGCAATCAGACGATCATGACCTTCTCCTACCGCCTGAATGAAAGCGGGTGGTCGGCCTGGTCCGCGGATACGATGGTGACCTATACTTATCAGGATGAAGGTGATTACCTGTTTGAGGTGAAAGGGCGGTATCTCTCGTGGATTGAGGAGGACACCGCCGCTTTTCGTAATTACACCGTTGACGACATTCACGGTCCCGCTTTATGGCTGCAGCCCCGGTATCAGGAAGTAGACCTGGGTGGCACATTCACAGTTGAAGTGATGCTGGAGGAAATGGAGAACGTGTTTGCCGTCAAGGCCGTACTGGAGTTTGATACCGCCAAGCTTCAGGTTGAGAACATCGAGGTCTACGACGATGCCCGCTCCTTGCTCAAGGCCAACGGCGGCACGGTGATCCCCTTCAGCAAGTATGACAACACTATAGGAACGGCTACCATCGATGTGGCAACGGCGACTGGCGACCCACCGGGTGTGAGCGGGACGGGGGCTATCGCGCTGATCGCGTTCACCGCGGTACAGTCGGGGCAAACGGAGATCACGTTTGATACAGCGTCGGCAATCCGGGACCCGGATAACCAGGACATTTCTCTTTACGAAACGGTCGCCGCTTTGGTGGAGGTGCGGTGATGTATTTGCCACAGATTTACGCGGATAAACACGGATGAAGAAGACAAAAGATATCAGCGTAAATCCGCGTGTATCCGCGGCAGCATTACTCGTGGTCCTGCTGCCCATGCTGGCATTCGCCCAGGCGCCCAATATCGTTTCCACCTACCCCGCCCAGAACGCCCTGAATGTGCCGCTGGATACAACCATCTCGGTCAACTTCGGGGTGGATATGAACTCCACTACCATTAATGCAAGCACTTTCGTTGTGCATGGGAGCTATACTGGTAAGCTAGGCGGTAGCTATAGTACTGTTGGGAATACCGCTACGTTTACGCCCGACAGTACCTTCCAGGTAGGCGAGCAGGTTAGCGTGACGTTGACGACGGGCTTGGAGAATACGGCGGGTGATACGCTGGTGACTCCATTTTCGTGGGGCTTTACAGCCATGTTCACAGGCGGCAGTGGCATCTTCACCGAGGCCGTGAATTACGGCGTGGGTGATGAGCCCCGGTCGGTGACCGCGGCCGACCTGGACGGTGACGGCGACCTGGACCTGGCCGTAGCCAATTCCGATCTCGATAACGTCTCAGTGCTGCTGGGGACCGGGGACGGCATCTTCACCGGGGCCGTGAACTACGGCGTGGGCTATGGTCCCTTTTCGGTGACCGCGGCCGACCTGGACGGTGACGGCGACCCGGACCTGGCCGTGGCCAATGAAGGTTCAAATGATGTCTCGGTGCTGCTGGGGGCGGGGGACGGCAGCTTCGCCGGGGCCGTGAATTACAGCGTGGGTGATGATCCCTGGTCGGTGACCGCGGCCGATCTGGACGGAGACGGCCACCCGGACCTAGCCGTGGCCAATCGCTATTCCAATAACGTCTCGGTGCTGTTGGGGATGGGGGACGGCAGCTTCGCCGGGGCCGTGAACTACGGCGCGGGCGATGGTCCTTGGTCGGTAACCGCGGCCGACCTGGACGGTGACGGCCACCAGGACCTGGCCGTGGCCAATTACATCTCCGATAACGTCTCGGTGCTGCTGGGGGCGGGGGACGGCAGCTTCGCCGGGGCCGTGAACTACGGCGCGGGTGATTGT
The sequence above is drawn from the Candidatus Neomarinimicrobiota bacterium genome and encodes:
- a CDS encoding cohesin domain-containing protein — encoded protein: MMAGSRITRQITIILTFFLSVWLRCPSTPSEPEFDNPLIPGDPTYEPPQTTITSGPVEGAVVDTHTVSFTWRGNQTIMTFSYRLNESGWSAWSADTMVTYTYQDEGDYLFEVKGRYLSWIEEDTAAFRNYTVDDIHGPALWLQPRYQEVDLGGTFTVEVMLEEMENVFAVKAVLEFDTAKLQVENIEVYDDARSLLKANGGTVIPFSKYDNTIGTATIDVATATGDPPGVSGTGAIALIAFTAVQSGQTEITFDTASAIRDPDNQDISLYETVAALVEVR
- a CDS encoding FG-GAP-like repeat-containing protein; this translates as MKKTKDISVNPRVSAAALLVVLLPMLAFAQAPNIVSTYPAQNALNVPLDTTISVNFGVDMNSTTINASTFVVHGSYTGKLGGSYSTVGNTATFTPDSTFQVGEQVSVTLTTGLENTAGDTLVTPFSWGFTAMFTGGSGIFTEAVNYGVGDEPRSVTAADLDGDGDLDLAVANSDLDNVSVLLGTGDGIFTGAVNYGVGYGPFSVTAADLDGDGDPDLAVANEGSNDVSVLLGAGDGSFAGAVNYSVGDDPWSVTAADLDGDGHPDLAVANRYSNNVSVLLGMGDGSFAGAVNYGAGDGPWSVTAADLDGDGHQDLAVANYISDNVSVLLGAGDGSFAGAVNYGAGDC